One segment of Yersinia kristensenii DNA contains the following:
- a CDS encoding phage tail protein: protein MSQLQSLTAFVQGNLPERLRKLEFNSDMDELRFIPAQRDLGLDQYQLALMQFDAVLSWGRFPYRDYDPRNLCALLLVWMIENAPDHGPEPELPSIDIDVIDGKTAVVVVSMGLTESLSIKKDEAGDIPFMGAKYRLTDPELWLATEGAIFGADAQGAPIGEHG from the coding sequence ATGAGCCAATTACAGTCATTAACCGCCTTTGTGCAGGGCAACTTGCCGGAACGGCTGCGCAAGCTGGAATTTAACAGCGACATGGACGAGTTGCGCTTTATTCCGGCGCAGCGAGATTTAGGGCTGGATCAGTATCAACTGGCGTTGATGCAGTTTGATGCGGTGCTGTCATGGGGCCGCTTCCCTTACCGTGATTATGACCCGCGCAATCTGTGCGCCTTGTTGCTGGTGTGGATGATTGAGAATGCCCCTGACCACGGCCCGGAGCCAGAATTGCCGAGCATTGATATCGATGTGATCGACGGTAAAACCGCCGTGGTGGTGGTATCGATGGGCCTCACGGAATCACTGAGCATTAAGAAAGATGAGGCCGGGGATATTCCCTTTATGGGGGCTAAATACCGGCTGACTGATCCGGAGTTATGGCTGGCTACCGAGGGCGCGATATTTGGCGCAGATGCGCAGGGTGCGCCGATTGGTGAACACGGATGA
- a CDS encoding head completion/stabilization protein, producing the protein MFNGKEIDYQDVELTNDGFWPDINLSEFQRNRSIPADIDADTQADALLASVAEVNLDLRQLAAGYVAKGYQQAIDVPGVAMNGQTALISQYKKAVFARAKADLLGEYSTQFSRVPNTGQENPETRSRLLAEASSVLRNMKGVGRCTVRQI; encoded by the coding sequence ATGTTTAACGGAAAAGAAATTGATTATCAGGATGTTGAACTGACCAATGACGGATTTTGGCCAGACATCAATTTAAGCGAGTTTCAGCGTAACCGCAGTATTCCGGCTGATATTGATGCCGATACGCAAGCCGATGCGTTGCTGGCCAGCGTGGCAGAGGTGAATTTAGACTTGCGCCAGTTAGCGGCGGGTTATGTGGCCAAGGGATACCAACAGGCTATCGATGTGCCGGGCGTGGCGATGAACGGGCAAACGGCACTGATTAGCCAGTATAAAAAGGCGGTCTTTGCCCGTGCCAAAGCTGATTTACTGGGGGAGTATTCGACGCAGTTTAGCCGGGTACCCAATACCGGGCAGGAAAACCCCGAAACCCGCAGCCGTTTGCTGGCAGAGGCCAGCTCGGTACTGCGCAATATGAAAGGTGTGGGCCGCTGCACCGTGAGGCAGATATGA
- the gpM gene encoding phage terminase small subunit, translating into MALSPAQRHTAMIEAQRKLNNHEALAGVASMHLQKMAIDNDAQRLHGLTLAEKVQLKRRELLPRWLPSVETYLAAGEVYSNPVFTYCIAWLFDIGDFDQALDWADIAIGQRQITPFGKRRSIAHFVADSMLAWSEASAEQGQSIEPYFSRVFENVRDNWRIPEQASAKWFKFAGLMLLRNDKGEPLPSAIQDVATLRQADALLAQANTFHSGCGVKTHRQRIAARLRVLEKEQ; encoded by the coding sequence ATGGCTTTATCACCGGCCCAGCGTCATACGGCCATGATTGAGGCGCAGCGCAAGCTAAACAATCATGAGGCACTGGCCGGTGTGGCCAGTATGCACCTGCAAAAGATGGCCATTGATAATGATGCCCAACGGCTGCACGGGCTGACTCTGGCTGAGAAAGTGCAGTTGAAACGCCGGGAACTGCTGCCCCGCTGGTTACCCAGTGTGGAAACCTATCTGGCGGCGGGTGAGGTCTACAGCAATCCAGTATTCACTTACTGCATTGCCTGGCTGTTTGATATCGGGGACTTTGATCAGGCGTTGGACTGGGCAGACATTGCGATAGGGCAGCGACAAATTACGCCTTTTGGCAAGCGGCGCAGCATTGCCCATTTTGTGGCTGATAGCATGTTGGCGTGGTCTGAGGCCAGCGCGGAACAGGGCCAGAGTATTGAGCCGTATTTCTCGCGGGTATTTGAGAACGTGCGCGATAACTGGCGTATCCCGGAGCAGGCCAGTGCCAAGTGGTTCAAGTTTGCCGGGCTGATGCTGCTGCGCAATGACAAGGGCGAGCCGTTACCCAGTGCCATACAGGATGTGGCCACGTTGCGGCAGGCTGATGCACTACTGGCACAAGCGAATACATTCCATTCGGGGTGTGGCGTCAAAACCCATCGGCAACGGATTGCCGCCCGGTTACGGGTGCTAGAGAAAGAACAATAA
- a CDS encoding phage major capsid protein, P2 family, whose product MQLNQRARQYIDSYSAQLSQSYNVNDTSRYFSLTDPKETLLRDALLERADFLNMITVVDVDQLQGQVVAVGNPGIFTGRTEGGRFIRPTGVSGNEYKLVETDSGAALTWAMLSVWANAGDENEFFQRMQDFTNQSFALDMLRIGFNGKSVAKSTDPTANPNGEDVNYGWHELVRKYKEGQQIISTPVTLDEQGDYKSLDAMASDLINTKIPQQYRNDPRLVVLVGADLVAAEQYRLYQKADRPTEKIAAQMLSDSIAGRPAMVPPFMPGKRMTVTTLANLHIYTQRGTRQRKAEFVEDRKQFENKYLRNEGYAVEYPELYAAIDESAVTIGEIKEPSDPKVGE is encoded by the coding sequence ATGCAATTAAATCAAAGGGCGCGTCAATATATTGACTCATACAGCGCTCAATTATCGCAGTCCTATAACGTCAATGATACGTCGCGTTATTTTTCACTCACCGATCCGAAAGAAACGCTGTTGCGGGATGCATTACTGGAGCGGGCCGATTTTCTGAACATGATCACCGTGGTCGATGTTGACCAGCTTCAGGGGCAAGTCGTCGCCGTAGGGAATCCGGGGATTTTTACCGGGCGTACAGAGGGTGGCCGTTTTATCCGTCCAACAGGTGTATCCGGTAACGAATATAAGCTGGTTGAAACAGACTCCGGTGCCGCACTGACGTGGGCCATGCTGTCCGTTTGGGCTAACGCCGGTGATGAAAACGAATTTTTCCAACGTATGCAGGATTTTACTAATCAGTCCTTTGCACTGGATATGTTGCGTATCGGTTTTAACGGCAAGAGTGTGGCCAAGTCTACCGATCCCACCGCGAACCCTAATGGGGAAGACGTCAACTACGGCTGGCATGAGTTGGTGCGTAAATACAAAGAGGGCCAGCAAATCATTTCGACGCCGGTCACATTGGATGAGCAGGGCGATTACAAATCTTTGGATGCGATGGCTTCCGACTTGATTAACACCAAAATTCCGCAGCAGTACCGTAATGACCCTCGTTTAGTGGTGCTGGTCGGGGCTGATTTGGTGGCGGCAGAGCAGTATCGACTGTATCAAAAAGCCGATCGCCCCACCGAGAAAATCGCCGCGCAGATGCTGTCTGACTCTATCGCCGGACGTCCGGCAATGGTACCGCCGTTTATGCCGGGTAAACGAATGACGGTAACCACGCTGGCCAACTTACATATTTATACTCAACGTGGCACACGTCAGCGCAAAGCTGAATTTGTGGAAGACCGTAAGCAGTTTGAAAACAAATACCTGCGTAATGAGGGCTATGCGGTTGAGTACCCAGAGTTGTACGCCGCAATTGATGAATCCGCCGTAACCATCGGTGAAATTAAAGAGCCAAGTGATCCGAAAGTAGGCGAGTAA
- a CDS encoding GPO family capsid scaffolding protein — translation MSNSHLMTGWICVCAEGETVDGREIKRKLLTDAAETYNPQLYTALLWPEHSRNFGNMGQVLELMSEEDGEGIMRLYARLCPNLSLMQANVAGQLIFCSAEFTPDGNFRGTGKSYLEGLGVTDEPASVYTERMRFNSRNKNKRYGALKPLVIDEVTPIKEAREMAAGKNKSKWRSLFNIQDDEQPGEEAATAPDDKIQVLAQAVADLEARVLSLENKTDATDTAVEDVVADVEVVKEVVDTEDFAKLRNNLPGIIKNFGKLENKITTLPKRSPNGDGKKPFKHLI, via the coding sequence ATGTCTAATTCACATTTAATGACTGGCTGGATTTGTGTTTGCGCTGAGGGGGAAACCGTTGATGGGCGTGAAATTAAACGAAAATTGCTTACTGACGCCGCAGAAACCTATAACCCGCAATTGTATACCGCATTGTTGTGGCCTGAGCATTCCCGCAATTTTGGGAATATGGGGCAGGTACTGGAATTAATGAGTGAGGAAGACGGCGAGGGCATTATGCGACTTTACGCCCGCCTCTGTCCTAACCTCTCTCTTATGCAGGCCAATGTGGCCGGACAACTGATTTTCTGTTCCGCTGAGTTTACGCCTGACGGCAACTTTCGAGGAACGGGAAAAAGTTATCTGGAAGGGTTAGGGGTGACAGATGAACCCGCCAGTGTTTACACCGAAAGAATGCGTTTTAACAGCCGTAATAAAAACAAACGTTATGGTGCGCTAAAGCCATTAGTTATTGATGAAGTCACACCGATTAAAGAGGCTAGAGAAATGGCAGCAGGTAAAAATAAAAGTAAATGGCGCAGTCTGTTTAATATTCAGGACGATGAACAGCCGGGCGAGGAAGCAGCCACAGCGCCAGACGATAAGATCCAAGTATTGGCACAGGCAGTTGCTGATTTAGAAGCACGAGTGTTGTCACTGGAAAATAAAACAGATGCGACGGACACCGCAGTAGAAGATGTTGTTGCCGATGTTGAAGTAGTAAAGGAAGTGGTGGATACCGAAGATTTTGCAAAATTGCGTAATAATCTTCCGGGTATTATTAAGAACTTTGGCAAACTGGAAAATAAAATCACTACATTGCCAAAACGTTCGCCTAATGGTGACGGTAAAAAACCGTTTAAGCACCTTATTTAA
- a CDS encoding terminase large subunit domain-containing protein, whose translation MAKHSQTIIGVARSLYLQRWTPKEIANELNLPNARIIYYWAQKWHWADMLSHESIEEAINRRILVLANRDNKNELELKEVDSLIAQHCKLMAQKSKHAEKLAAIKAQTQVSYASGEEAAARDENGGGKRKYRKNDISGIQQEELELFAGETLFFYQQYLRANKHHAIRNILKSRQIGATWYFSFEALEDAIISGNPQIFLSASRAQAEVFRSYIVNIAQQFFGVTLTGNPIRLSNGAELRFLSTNKNTAQSYSGHLYCDEYLWVPNFAKLNEAASAMATHDKWRTTYFSTPSAKTHQGYPFWTGDEWKQGDKQRSKITFPEFDEYRDGGRLCPDGQWRYVITLEDAIDGGFNLANIERLRNKYNRDTFNMLYMCVFVDSGDSVFKFHMLEKCGVDIEMWQDHDFSAPRPFGNREVWGGFDPARSGDTSTFVIIAPPQFEGERFRVLATFYWQGLNFNYQANQIKELFQRYNMTYIGVDITGIGNGVFELVQNFAMRQAVAIHYGLESKNRLVMKMVDVIESQRIEWDAEAKEIPASFLAIRRTSTAKGGGMTFVADRTKETGHADVFFAIAHAIDNEPLNFEHKRKSTWKTSKAA comes from the coding sequence ATGGCTAAACACTCTCAAACTATTATCGGTGTGGCGCGTTCACTTTATTTGCAAAGGTGGACACCGAAAGAAATCGCCAACGAATTAAATCTGCCGAATGCGCGGATTATTTACTATTGGGCACAAAAATGGCATTGGGCTGACATGCTCAGTCATGAAAGTATTGAGGAGGCAATCAACCGCCGCATATTGGTGCTGGCCAATCGCGATAATAAAAACGAGCTGGAATTAAAAGAAGTCGATAGCTTAATCGCCCAGCACTGCAAATTAATGGCGCAGAAAAGTAAACACGCTGAAAAACTCGCGGCGATTAAAGCACAGACACAGGTCAGTTATGCCAGCGGTGAAGAAGCTGCCGCGCGTGATGAGAATGGCGGTGGTAAACGCAAATACCGCAAAAATGATATTTCAGGCATTCAACAGGAAGAGCTGGAACTGTTTGCCGGGGAAACGCTGTTTTTCTATCAGCAATACCTGCGGGCCAATAAACACCACGCTATCCGCAATATCCTGAAAAGCCGCCAGATTGGGGCAACGTGGTATTTCTCCTTTGAAGCACTGGAAGACGCGATTATCAGCGGCAACCCACAAATATTCCTGTCTGCTTCCCGTGCGCAGGCCGAAGTATTCCGCTCGTATATCGTCAATATCGCGCAGCAGTTCTTTGGGGTGACGCTGACCGGTAACCCAATACGCCTCAGTAACGGCGCAGAGTTACGTTTCCTGTCTACCAACAAGAACACCGCCCAATCCTACAGCGGCCACCTGTATTGCGATGAATATTTGTGGGTACCGAATTTTGCCAAATTAAATGAAGCGGCCAGCGCCATGGCCACCCATGATAAATGGCGCACCACTTATTTCTCCACACCCAGCGCCAAGACTCATCAGGGCTATCCGTTCTGGACGGGTGATGAGTGGAAGCAAGGCGACAAACAGCGCAGCAAAATCACGTTCCCTGAATTCGACGAGTACCGCGATGGCGGGCGGCTCTGCCCGGATGGCCAGTGGCGTTATGTCATTACGTTAGAGGACGCGATAGACGGCGGTTTTAATCTGGCCAATATCGAGCGCCTGCGCAATAAGTACAACCGCGACACCTTTAACATGCTCTATATGTGTGTGTTTGTGGACAGCGGCGACAGCGTATTTAAGTTCCATATGCTGGAAAAATGCGGCGTCGATATTGAGATGTGGCAAGACCATGATTTCAGTGCGCCACGGCCATTCGGTAACCGCGAGGTGTGGGGCGGCTTTGACCCGGCCCGCAGCGGTGATACCTCAACCTTTGTCATTATTGCCCCACCGCAGTTTGAGGGGGAGCGCTTCCGGGTGCTGGCCACGTTCTACTGGCAAGGGCTTAACTTTAACTATCAGGCCAACCAGATAAAAGAACTGTTTCAGCGCTACAACATGACCTACATCGGCGTGGATATCACCGGGATCGGCAACGGCGTGTTTGAACTGGTACAGAACTTTGCCATGCGCCAAGCGGTGGCCATTCACTACGGGCTGGAAAGTAAGAACCGGCTGGTGATGAAAATGGTAGATGTGATTGAAAGCCAGCGCATTGAATGGGACGCCGAAGCCAAAGAGATCCCGGCGTCATTTCTGGCCATTCGCCGCACCAGTACCGCCAAAGGCGGCGGCATGACCTTTGTCGCAGACCGTACCAAAGAAACCGGCCATGCCGATGTGTTTTTCGCCATCGCCCACGCAATAGATAACGAACCGCTCAACTTTGAGCACAAACGTAAATCCACATGGAAGACGAGCAAAGCCGCATGA
- a CDS encoding phage portal protein, with amino-acid sequence MKKKKQYRRAPVTHTSSKMSIISLGKPEPVLTTGTDYQDIWYDSDFDHYSQPIDRLALAQLVNLNGQHGGVLYARRNMVAADYVGGGLTHEELKAGVFDYLTFGDVAIAKVRNGWGDVVALAPLPSLYLRVRKDDSIVILQKGEPLVYSQEDVIYLKQYDPQQQVYGLPDYIGGIHAALLNSEATIFRRRYYHNGAHTGGIIYTNDPNLSTEVEDEIIKSLEQSKGIGNFSTLFVNIPKGDPEGIKFIPIGDISAKDEFANIKNISAQDILTAHRYPAGLAGIIPSNSAGLGDPEKARATYRKDEVIPLQRMIMDAINSDPQIPAHLHVKFDIEDTQSGAL; translated from the coding sequence ATGAAGAAGAAAAAACAGTATCGCCGCGCCCCAGTAACCCATACCTCCAGCAAAATGAGCATTATCAGTTTGGGCAAGCCAGAACCGGTTTTAACCACGGGTACCGATTATCAAGACATCTGGTATGACAGTGATTTTGACCACTACAGCCAACCTATTGACCGGCTGGCCCTTGCCCAACTGGTTAATCTCAATGGCCAGCACGGCGGCGTTCTCTATGCCCGGCGTAATATGGTGGCGGCTGACTACGTGGGGGGCGGTCTGACCCATGAAGAACTGAAAGCCGGGGTGTTCGATTATCTGACCTTTGGTGATGTGGCCATTGCCAAAGTGCGTAACGGCTGGGGTGACGTGGTGGCGCTGGCCCCGCTGCCCTCACTTTATTTGCGGGTGCGTAAAGATGACAGCATTGTGATTTTGCAGAAAGGGGAGCCGCTGGTTTACAGCCAGGAGGATGTGATTTACCTCAAACAGTATGACCCGCAGCAGCAAGTTTATGGCCTGCCCGATTATATCGGCGGTATCCATGCCGCCCTGCTTAACTCCGAAGCCACCATTTTTCGCCGCCGTTACTATCACAACGGGGCGCACACCGGCGGGATTATCTACACCAATGACCCGAATCTCAGCACCGAAGTGGAAGACGAGATTATAAAAAGTCTGGAACAGAGCAAGGGGATCGGCAATTTCAGCACCTTATTTGTGAACATCCCGAAAGGTGACCCGGAGGGGATTAAATTTATCCCAATTGGCGATATCAGCGCCAAAGATGAATTTGCCAATATCAAAAATATCAGTGCGCAGGATATTTTGACCGCTCACCGCTACCCGGCAGGGCTGGCGGGCATTATTCCCAGTAATAGCGCGGGATTGGGTGACCCGGAAAAGGCGCGGGCAACCTACCGAAAAGATGAAGTTATTCCGCTGCAACGCATGATTATGGACGCTATCAACAGTGACCCGCAGATCCCTGCACATTTACACGTTAAATTCGACATTGAAGATACACAATCGGGTGCGTTATGA
- a CDS encoding ogr/Delta-like zinc finger family protein encodes MSRNTLKFQKFATFGARNMRVMKVLCPECGGAAIIRKTNRKHRQISDLYCACNDVECGHTFVMNVTFSHTISPSAKTGDKLIKTVVDSMNPQQRQMMLNLLQGSASAA; translated from the coding sequence ATGAGCAGAAACACGTTAAAATTCCAGAAGTTCGCCACTTTTGGAGCCAGAAACATGCGAGTGATGAAAGTCTTATGCCCTGAATGCGGTGGCGCGGCCATTATCCGGAAAACCAACCGTAAACACCGGCAAATTTCAGATTTATATTGCGCCTGTAATGATGTGGAATGTGGTCACACTTTCGTGATGAATGTGACCTTTTCACATACCATTAGCCCCAGCGCCAAAACCGGGGATAAACTGATTAAAACCGTTGTCGATTCAATGAATCCACAGCAGCGGCAAATGATGCTTAACCTATTGCAAGGTAGCGCATCAGCCGCCTGA